In a single window of the Candidatus Eisenbacteria bacterium genome:
- the dxr gene encoding 1-deoxy-D-xylulose-5-phosphate reductoisomerase produces the protein MIRVALLGATGSIGASALEIGREFRDRIRFVSMGARANDAALVRAAEEFGVRTIAVADPEAAARARGRFHGEVLEGADGLERLADDPGADVVVNALVGSAGLRSTVAALRAGKRVALANKESVVLAGELLASIAREHGGQILPVDSEHGGLHQCLDGRPASDVRRIVITASGGPFLRRDLATISEATPEEVLRHPTWSMGERITVDSATLVNKGFEIIEARWLFGIEPDRVEVLIHPQSIVHALVELVDGSVLAQLSCPDMRLPLLYALSYPERWGSSLPRLELGTLRTLHFEPPEPARCPGLALARKALGKGGTAPAVLNAADEEAVRLFLQKSIGFRELTELVDEVLEAHRPAPPLTLESIDEADRWARARLLDAAGSRGAR, from the coding sequence GTGATCCGCGTGGCGCTCCTCGGCGCGACGGGCTCGATCGGCGCGTCGGCCCTCGAGATCGGCCGCGAGTTCCGGGACCGGATCCGCTTCGTCTCGATGGGCGCGCGCGCGAACGACGCCGCGCTCGTCCGCGCGGCGGAGGAGTTCGGCGTGCGCACGATCGCGGTCGCCGACCCCGAGGCGGCGGCGCGGGCTCGCGGGCGCTTCCATGGCGAGGTGCTCGAGGGAGCGGACGGGCTCGAGCGCCTGGCGGACGATCCCGGGGCGGACGTCGTCGTGAACGCGCTCGTGGGAAGCGCCGGGCTCCGGTCGACGGTCGCCGCCCTCCGGGCGGGGAAGCGCGTCGCGCTCGCGAACAAGGAGTCGGTGGTGCTCGCGGGCGAGCTCCTCGCCTCGATCGCGCGCGAGCACGGTGGGCAGATCCTCCCCGTGGATTCGGAGCACGGAGGCCTTCATCAGTGCCTCGACGGGCGTCCCGCCTCGGACGTGCGCCGGATCGTGATCACGGCGTCGGGCGGTCCCTTCCTGAGGCGCGACCTCGCGACGATCTCCGAGGCGACTCCCGAGGAGGTGCTCCGCCACCCCACGTGGTCCATGGGAGAACGCATCACCGTGGACAGCGCCACGCTCGTGAACAAGGGATTCGAGATCATCGAGGCGCGATGGCTCTTCGGGATCGAGCCCGATCGCGTGGAGGTGCTGATCCATCCCCAGTCGATCGTGCACGCCCTCGTGGAGCTCGTGGACGGCTCCGTCCTCGCGCAGCTCTCGTGTCCCGACATGCGGCTTCCGCTCCTCTACGCGCTGAGCTACCCGGAGCGATGGGGGTCGTCCCTGCCGCGGCTCGAGCTCGGCACGCTCCGCACGCTCCACTTCGAGCCTCCCGAGCCCGCGCGGTGTCCCGGGCTCGCGCTCGCGAGGAAGGCGCTCGGGAAGGGAGGCACGGCTCCCGCCGTGCTGAACGCGGCGGACGAGGAGGCGGTGCGCCTCTTCCTCCAGAAGTCGATCGGGTTTCGCGAGCTCACCGAACTCGTGGACGAGGTGCTCGAGGCCCACCGTCCGGCGCCCCCGCTCACGCTCGAGTCGATCGACGAGGCGGACCGCTGGGCCCGCGCCCGC
- a CDS encoding isoprenyl transferase, whose amino-acid sequence MKSTAAKTPTLEQVLRRPVPEHIAIIMDGNGRWAKRRGLPRLMGHRAGRRSVREVVEGCVELGVKVLTLYTFSLENWERTQREVRGLMRILGEVLREEREELQKNNVSLRTIGRVDLLPKESREILEKTRQYLAGNTGLTLVLALSYGGRAEIVDAARRIVEADREKEIPLSAIDEEFFQHRLDTDGLPDPDLLIRTSGELRISNFLLWQAAYSEFWVTDTLWPDFRRKHLYQAVYDFQHRSRRFGRAD is encoded by the coding sequence ATGAAGTCCACCGCCGCCAAGACGCCCACCCTCGAGCAGGTGCTGCGGCGTCCGGTTCCGGAACACATTGCCATCATCATGGACGGGAACGGCCGCTGGGCGAAGCGCCGGGGCCTTCCGCGTCTCATGGGCCACCGCGCCGGCCGCCGCTCCGTACGCGAGGTCGTGGAAGGATGCGTCGAGCTGGGCGTGAAGGTCCTGACGCTCTACACGTTCTCGCTCGAGAACTGGGAGCGCACGCAGCGCGAGGTGCGCGGCCTCATGCGAATCTTGGGTGAAGTGCTCCGGGAAGAGCGCGAGGAGCTCCAGAAGAACAACGTCTCGCTGCGCACCATCGGCCGTGTCGACCTCCTGCCGAAGGAGAGCCGCGAGATCCTCGAGAAGACGCGCCAGTACCTCGCGGGGAACACCGGACTCACGCTGGTGCTCGCGCTCTCGTACGGCGGCCGTGCCGAGATCGTGGACGCGGCGCGGCGCATCGTGGAGGCGGACCGGGAGAAGGAGATCCCGCTCTCCGCGATCGACGAGGAGTTCTTCCAGCACCGCCTCGACACCGACGGCCTGCCCGATCCCGACCTCCTGATCCGCACGAGCGGCGAGCTCCGGATCTCCAACTTCCTCCTGTGGCAGGCCGCCTATTCCGAGTTCTGGGTCACCGACACGCTCTGGCCGGACTTCCGCCGCAAACACCTCTATCAGGCGGTCTATGACTTCCAGCACCGAAGCCGGCGCTTCGGCCGCGCCGATTGA
- a CDS encoding phosphatidate cytidylyltransferase, whose translation MTSSTEAGASAAPIDRAAPRAGARDASLPARILSAVVFLPILVLMAWTGGVVFLLFGMAVVGLGVREFYSLLEAKGLSPHWKSGMLAVLLLPVGVLLRFRTQRVEEWHVGGFFTILVGAVLLAELRRGAGKQAVANSAATFLGFLYIGWLGTHLVMLRELPYAIGRPYVEGFTYVMLAFGLTWACDTAAYFVGRLLGRTKLMPDVSPGKSLEGCIAGLVAAILAGIGAHFWFAPYLSLLDAAVLGALVGVFGQLGDLVESLLKRDAETKDSSRLIPGHGGVLDRFDSLLFTAPIVYYYLLFQVVTP comes from the coding sequence ATGACTTCCAGCACCGAAGCCGGCGCTTCGGCCGCGCCGATTGACCGCGCCGCGCCCCGCGCGGGCGCCCGGGACGCCTCCCTCCCCGCGAGGATCCTGAGCGCGGTCGTCTTCCTACCGATCCTCGTCTTGATGGCGTGGACCGGAGGGGTGGTGTTCCTCCTCTTCGGGATGGCCGTCGTGGGACTCGGCGTCCGCGAGTTCTACTCGCTTCTCGAGGCGAAGGGCCTCTCGCCGCACTGGAAGTCCGGAATGCTCGCCGTGCTCCTCCTGCCGGTCGGAGTCCTCCTTCGCTTTCGCACGCAGCGGGTCGAGGAATGGCACGTCGGGGGGTTCTTCACGATCCTGGTCGGCGCCGTGCTCCTGGCGGAGCTCCGGCGCGGGGCGGGGAAGCAGGCCGTCGCGAACAGCGCGGCCACGTTCCTCGGGTTCCTCTACATCGGATGGCTCGGGACGCACCTCGTCATGCTGCGGGAGCTCCCGTACGCGATCGGGCGCCCGTACGTCGAGGGCTTCACGTACGTGATGCTCGCGTTCGGCCTGACCTGGGCCTGCGACACCGCCGCGTATTTCGTGGGCCGCCTCCTCGGGCGCACGAAGCTCATGCCGGACGTGAGCCCCGGCAAGTCGCTCGAGGGGTGCATCGCGGGGCTCGTCGCGGCGATCCTGGCCGGGATCGGCGCGCACTTCTGGTTCGCGCCGTACCTCAGCCTTCTCGACGCGGCGGTGCTCGGCGCGCTCGTGGGCGTGTTCGGACAGCTGGGTGATCTCGTGGAGTCGCTCCTGAAGCGCGACGCCGAGACCAAGGACTCCTCCCGGCTCATCCCCGGCCACGGAGGCGTCCTCGACCGCTTCGACAGCCTCCTCTTCACGGCGCCCATCGTCTACTACTACCTCCTCTTCCAGGTCGTCACGCCGTGA